From bacterium, one genomic window encodes:
- a CDS encoding CDP-alcohol phosphatidyltransferase family protein: MNLANYISLFRIVIIPAFVILLLKRHIYLPLLLFSLAIVSDGLDGIAARIQKQKTKLGSILDPLADKLLLTSAYIILAILKLVPLWVVIIIFGRDLVLISGWLIIYFSTGMSTIIPTIMGKTSAVLQMTVVFLVLLSSSGYLAEGKWLAVKPFILSVMILFTVISGMEYCLRGIRMISKETA; encoded by the coding sequence TTGAATTTGGCTAATTATATTTCTCTTTTTCGTATAGTCATAATCCCGGCTTTCGTGATTCTCTTACTCAAACGCCATATTTATTTGCCTTTGCTTCTATTCTCATTGGCAATTGTCTCCGATGGACTGGATGGAATTGCTGCCCGTATTCAGAAACAGAAGACAAAATTGGGAAGTATCCTCGATCCTCTGGCAGACAAACTTTTATTGACTTCTGCTTATATAATCTTAGCCATCCTGAAGCTTGTTCCCCTGTGGGTAGTGATTATTATTTTCGGTCGAGATTTGGTTCTTATCTCAGGCTGGTTAATAATCTATTTTTCCACAGGTATGTCCACAATTATCCCTACTATAATGGGGAAAACGTCTGCGGTTTTGCAGATGACTGTAGTGTTTTTAGTTCTTCTAAGTAGCAGTGGTTATCTGGCAGAGGGAAAGTGGTTGGCAGTTAAGCCATTTATTCTCTCTGTTATGATTCTATTTACGGTTATTTCAGGAATGGAATATTGCCTTCGCGGAATTCGTATGATAAGTAAGGAGACTGCTTAA
- a CDS encoding NAD(P)H-dependent glycerol-3-phosphate dehydrogenase, which yields MVKSVAILGAGSWGITLAIMLFEKGFFVKVWEFEKKQAQILREKRKLRFLPWIDIPREIEIISNISYALDGVGLVIVALPSHVVRRVAKKMAKVPLPEDIIIVNVSKGLEDKTLLRMSQVLSEELPEKLGKRIVVLSGPSHAEEVSRKIPTTVVVASRNEKLNQEVQKIFFAPFFRVYTNPDIIGVEMGGALKNIIALAAGIGDGLGLGDNSKAGLITRGLVEITRLGKALGAKPLTFSGLSGMGDLIVTCTSGYSRNRSFGEKIGQGETLKKALSEIKMVVEGIRTTKAAYQLAKKYKVSMPITEEVYKVIFKNKKPSEAVKDLMLRQAKPELEEDFLKM from the coding sequence ATGGTGAAAAGTGTCGCTATACTGGGTGCAGGGAGCTGGGGAATAACGCTTGCTATAATGCTTTTTGAAAAAGGATTTTTTGTAAAAGTCTGGGAATTTGAGAAAAAACAGGCTCAAATACTTAGAGAGAAACGCAAGCTTAGATTCTTGCCCTGGATAGATATTCCCCGGGAAATTGAAATCATTTCCAACATTTCTTATGCTCTCGATGGCGTCGGATTGGTTATAGTAGCTCTCCCCTCACATGTGGTTAGAAGAGTAGCAAAAAAGATGGCAAAAGTCCCTTTGCCAGAAGATATAATAATTGTGAATGTGTCCAAAGGACTGGAAGATAAAACTCTTCTCAGAATGTCTCAAGTCTTATCTGAAGAGTTACCCGAGAAATTAGGAAAACGGATTGTAGTTCTCTCAGGTCCTTCCCATGCAGAGGAGGTCAGTAGAAAAATTCCCACTACAGTTGTGGTGGCTTCCAGGAACGAAAAGTTGAACCAGGAAGTTCAAAAAATCTTTTTTGCGCCATTCTTTCGGGTATATACAAATCCGGACATTATTGGAGTGGAAATGGGTGGGGCGTTAAAGAACATTATTGCCTTAGCTGCCGGGATTGGCGATGGGTTGGGATTGGGCGATAACAGCAAGGCAGGATTAATTACCAGAGGATTAGTAGAAATTACGCGGTTAGGCAAAGCTCTGGGAGCAAAACCCTTAACATTTTCAGGACTTTCCGGAATGGGAGACCTGATTGTGACCTGCACAAGTGGCTACAGTCGGAATCGAAGTTTTGGAGAGAAAATCGGTCAGGGCGAGACCTTAAAAAAAGCGCTCTCCGAGATAAAGATGGTTGTTGAGGGAATCCGCACTACAAAAGCAGCTTATCAACTGGCAAAGAAATACAAAGTTTCTATGCCTATCACTGAGGAAGTGTATAAAGTTATTTTTAAGAACAAGAAGCCATCTGAGGCAGTGAAAGATTTGATGCTTCGACAAGCAAAGCCAGAGTTAGAAGAAGATTTTCTGAAAATGTAA
- the plsY gene encoding glycerol-3-phosphate 1-O-acyltransferase PlsY has protein sequence MDIFKFILILLSAYLIGSLPFGYLAGKLIKRVDLRQEGSKNVGATNVFRVMGTLPAIVVLLLDISKGFLAIHLVSLFQLGGSAGISLQAFNLVRILAGLAAIVGHNWTIFLKFRGGKGVATGCGVSLGLALLPALVSLAIFVVVTGLTRYVSLGSMFAVLAFPLNCLLFKESLMLVFFGSFVALVVVARHQANIKRLIAGTENRIEWVRNKEKISNF, from the coding sequence ATGGATATATTTAAATTTATATTAATTTTATTAAGTGCCTATTTGATCGGTTCTCTTCCCTTCGGTTACCTCGCGGGAAAGTTAATTAAGCGTGTCGACCTTAGGCAAGAGGGAAGCAAAAATGTGGGAGCTACCAATGTCTTTCGAGTGATGGGAACTTTGCCGGCCATTGTGGTTCTTCTTTTAGATATTTCCAAGGGGTTTCTCGCTATCCATCTGGTCAGTTTATTCCAGTTGGGTGGAAGTGCAGGAATATCGCTACAAGCTTTTAACTTGGTCAGGATACTCGCTGGATTAGCTGCAATCGTCGGACATAACTGGACTATATTTTTGAAGTTCCGTGGAGGAAAGGGCGTAGCTACTGGTTGCGGGGTTTCCCTGGGGTTGGCACTCCTTCCTGCCTTAGTGAGTCTGGCAATCTTTGTAGTGGTAACAGGTTTAACTCGCTATGTATCTTTAGGTTCAATGTTTGCAGTTTTGGCATTTCCTTTAAATTGCCTATTATTCAAGGAATCGCTAATGTTAGTCTTTTTCGGCAGTTTTGTCGCCCTGGTGGTAGTAGCCAGGCACCAGGCTAATATAAAGAGGTTAATTGCTGGCACAGAAAATAGAATCGAATGGGTAAGAAATAAAGAAAAAATTTCCAACTTTTAA